Proteins from a genomic interval of Xylocopa sonorina isolate GNS202 chromosome 4, iyXylSono1_principal, whole genome shotgun sequence:
- the Fuctb gene encoding alpha-(1,3)-fucosyltransferase 10 isoform X2, with protein MFLSENILYICNHCYFDFEYNSLSEVPIILWWTPFGNDGKLRKCGNNQCYFTSNRSFQYHKHIKSILFYGSNFQIYDLPSWKSEEIPWGLLHEESPRNNPVLVHQETLNLFKYSSTFSRFSDVPLTLVDFPGITTLLGRKYFVSTEEKTRLIRTKNLAPLLYVQSNCDTASNRDIYISELMKYIRVDSYGKCLNNAQLDERLKQNYLEKLNSEDFLSFIANYKFTIAFENAVCDDYITEKLWRPLIVGSIPVYYGSPSFKDWLPNNMSAISVRDFKDPISLANFIQNLSNNETEYNKYLSHKLVNNYKIDNEKLRKALEKDNKLISNEFGNYVEEFECFVCKHVQGRRETKMIDKKHYNCPLPKNPLTNKIDHSNWWTKQWMLEKCTAKILSDYLQNNLTINMGSFEKTKMKLYSGNECYI; from the exons ATGTTTTTATcggaaaatatattatatatttgcaaCCATTGTTACTTTGACTTTGAGTATAACAGTTTATCAG AAGTACCTATAATTTTATGGTGGACTCCTTTTGGAAATGATGGAAAATTGCGGAAATGTGGAAATAATCAGTGTTATTTTACAAGTAACCGATCCTTTCAATATCATAAACATATAAAA AGTATTCTTTTTTATGGTAGCAATTTTCAGATTTATGATTTACCAAGTTGGAAATCCGAAGAAATTCCATGGGGTCTACTTCATGAAGAATCTCCGAGAAATAATCCAGTTTTAGTCCATCAGGAAACTTTGAATCTTTTTAAGTACTCCTCAACATTTAGCAGATTTAGTGATGTGCCTCTCACTCTTGTGGATTTTCCTGGAATCACGACATTATTAG GTAGGAAGTATTTTGTATCCACAGAAGAAAAAACTAGATTAATACGTACAAAAAATTTGGCACCTTTGCTTTACGTGCAATCTAATTGTGATACTGCAAGCAACAGAGATATTTATATATCTGAATTAATGAAGTACATACGTGTAGATTCATATGGAAAATGTTTAAATAATGCCCAACTTGATGAAAG gTTAAAGCAAAATTACCTTGAAAAACTGAACAGTGaagattttctttcttttattgcCAATTACAAGTTTACAATAGCTTTTGAAAATGCAGTCTGTGATGATTATATCACTGAAAAATTGTGGCGGCCTCTTATTGTTGGATCGATACCCGTATATTATGGATCACCATCATTTAAA GATTGGCTTCCCAATAATATGTCTGCTATTTCAGTACGCGATTTTAAAGATCCAATAAGTTTGGCTAACTTTATACAAAATCTTTCTAACAATGAAACTGAGTATAACAAATACTTATCGCACAAACTagttaataattataaaatagatAACGAGAAATTAAGGAAAGCTTTAGAAAAAGATAACAAATTAATTTCTAATGAATTTGGAAATTATGTTGAAGAATTTGAATGTTTTGTTTGTAAACATGTACAAGGACGAAGGGAAACAAAAATGATTGATAAAAAACATTATAATTGTCCATTACCAAAAAATCCATTGACAAATAAAATTGATCATTCCAATTGGTGGACAAAACAATGGATGTTAGAGAAATGTACTGCAAAAATCTTAAGTGATTACTTACAGAACAATCTTACAATTAATATGGGAAGTTTTGAAAAAACTAAAATGAAACTGTACAGTGGAAACGAGTgctatatataa
- the Singed gene encoding fascin domain-containing protein singed translates to MQANGENAGSENANEKTGWTVGLINGKFKYLTAETFGFKINANGSSLKKKQLWTLEGSEQQVFLRSHLDRYLAVDQFGNVTCEAEDPSDPGCAFQIQLASDGSGRWALKNIQRGYFLGSSQDELKCMSKAPSEAEYWLVHLAARPQVNLKSAGRKRFAHLSATQDEIHVDAPVPWGEDTLFTLEFRPASMEDDGQEHPKFEGGHYALHTCNNKYLARDGKLLDTCTRDCLYAAEFHAGLLALRDLYGAYLAPIGSKAVLKSRSTTVTRDELFSLEESLPQASFVAALNQRYVSVKQGVDVTANQDEISGHETFQLEFDRVTKRWYVRTMQDRYWSLEAGGGIQASEHKRSSNALFDLIWQSEDGTVALRANNGKFLATKRSGHLYANADSVNGLDSDASKYYFYLMNRPVLVLRCEQGFVGPKSAASPKLECNKATYETIRVERCERGIVRFKGQNGKYWHADSEGVTVDSDISSDGFYLELREPSRICIKHTDGRYLTAGKNGALRLGETDYESATKWEF, encoded by the exons ATGCAGGCTAACGGTGAAAATGCTGGCTCCGAAAACGCAAACGAAAAAACAGGATGGAcg GTTGGATTAATAAATGGGAAATTTAAGTATCTCACGGCTGAAACATTTGGATTTAAAATTAATGCAAATGGTTCAAGTCTAAAGAAAAAACAATTATGGACTCTAGAGGGTAGTGAACAACAAGTTTTCCTTCGATCTCATTTAGATCGTTATTTAGCAGTGGACCAATTTGGAAATGTAACTTGCGAAGCAGAGGATCCTAGCGATCCTGGCTGTGCTTTTCAAATACAGCTAGCTTCTGATG GAAGTGGAAGATGGGCATTGAAAAATATCCAGAGGGGATATTTCCTGGGTTCTAGCCAAGATGAACTTAAATGCATGTCCAAAGCTCCAAGTGAAGCAGAATACTGGCTTGTACATCTTGCTGCTAGACCTCAA GTAAATCTAAAGTCTGCCGGAAGAAAACGTTTTGCTCACTTAAGTGCAACACAAGATGAAATTCATGTAGATGCACCTGTTCCTTGGGGAGAAGATACACTTTTTACTCTAGAGTTTCGTCCTGCTTCGATGGAAGATGATGGCCAAGAACATCCTAAATTTGAGGGTGGTCATTATGCATTACACACTTGTAACAACAAGTATCTGGCCCGTGATGGGAAACTTTTGGATACCTGCACGCGAGACTGCCTTTACGCTGCCGAGTTTCATGCCGGATTACTTGCACTTAGAGACCTATATGGAGCATATTTAGCACCTATTGGAAGTAAAGCTGTTCTGAAATCAAGATCAACAACTGTAACGCGAGATGAATTATTCTCCTTGGAAGAATCACTGCCGCAAGCTTCTTTCGTTGCTGCTTTAAATCAGCGATATGTATCTGTTAAACAAGGAGTTGATGTGACAGCTAACCAGGATGAAATTTCTGGGCATGAAACTTTCCAGCTAGAATTTGACCGCGTGACTAAGAGATGGTACGTGCGCACTATGCAGGACCGTTACTGGAGCCTTGAAGCAGGAGGAGGAATTCAGGCATCAGAGCACAAACGCTCTTCTAACGCTTTATTTGATTTGATATGGCAATCAGAGGATGGCACAGTAGCCCTGCGTGCAAATAATGGCAAATTTTTGGCAACAAAGCGTTCTGGACATCTCTATGCTAATGCAGATTCCGTGAATGGATTGGATTCAGACGCCAGCAAGTACTACTTTTATTTAATGAACAGACCTGTTTTAGTATTACGTTGCGAACAAGGATTTGTAGGGCCTAAAAGCGCGGCTAGTCCGAAATTAGAATGCAATAAAGCTACTTATGAAACTATTAGAGTGGAAAGATGTGAGCGCGGAATCGTCCGATTTAAAGGTCAAAATGGAAAATATTGGCACGCCGACAGCGAAGGAGTGACTGTTGATTCTGATATATCATCTGATGGTTTTTACTTAGAGTTACGAGAACCTTCTCGTATTTGTATTAAACATACTGATGGGAGATATCTCACTGCTGGAAAGAACGGAGCATTGCGTCTTGGAGAAACAGATTACGAGTCGGCTACAAAATGGGAATTCTAA
- the Fuctb gene encoding alpha-(1,3)-fucosyltransferase 10 isoform X1, protein MLCFYRKIYYIFATIVTLTLSITVYQIYLVQFNRTLYQSEVPIILWWTPFGNDGKLRKCGNNQCYFTSNRSFQYHKHIKSILFYGSNFQIYDLPSWKSEEIPWGLLHEESPRNNPVLVHQETLNLFKYSSTFSRFSDVPLTLVDFPGITTLLGRKYFVSTEEKTRLIRTKNLAPLLYVQSNCDTASNRDIYISELMKYIRVDSYGKCLNNAQLDERLKQNYLEKLNSEDFLSFIANYKFTIAFENAVCDDYITEKLWRPLIVGSIPVYYGSPSFKDWLPNNMSAISVRDFKDPISLANFIQNLSNNETEYNKYLSHKLVNNYKIDNEKLRKALEKDNKLISNEFGNYVEEFECFVCKHVQGRRETKMIDKKHYNCPLPKNPLTNKIDHSNWWTKQWMLEKCTAKILSDYLQNNLTINMGSFEKTKMKLYSGNECYI, encoded by the exons ATGCTATGTTTTTATcggaaaatatattatatatttgcaaCCATTGTTACTTTGACTTTGAGTATAACAGTTTATCAG ATATACCTAGTTCAATTCAACAGGACATTATATCAGTCAG AAGTACCTATAATTTTATGGTGGACTCCTTTTGGAAATGATGGAAAATTGCGGAAATGTGGAAATAATCAGTGTTATTTTACAAGTAACCGATCCTTTCAATATCATAAACATATAAAA AGTATTCTTTTTTATGGTAGCAATTTTCAGATTTATGATTTACCAAGTTGGAAATCCGAAGAAATTCCATGGGGTCTACTTCATGAAGAATCTCCGAGAAATAATCCAGTTTTAGTCCATCAGGAAACTTTGAATCTTTTTAAGTACTCCTCAACATTTAGCAGATTTAGTGATGTGCCTCTCACTCTTGTGGATTTTCCTGGAATCACGACATTATTAG GTAGGAAGTATTTTGTATCCACAGAAGAAAAAACTAGATTAATACGTACAAAAAATTTGGCACCTTTGCTTTACGTGCAATCTAATTGTGATACTGCAAGCAACAGAGATATTTATATATCTGAATTAATGAAGTACATACGTGTAGATTCATATGGAAAATGTTTAAATAATGCCCAACTTGATGAAAG gTTAAAGCAAAATTACCTTGAAAAACTGAACAGTGaagattttctttcttttattgcCAATTACAAGTTTACAATAGCTTTTGAAAATGCAGTCTGTGATGATTATATCACTGAAAAATTGTGGCGGCCTCTTATTGTTGGATCGATACCCGTATATTATGGATCACCATCATTTAAA GATTGGCTTCCCAATAATATGTCTGCTATTTCAGTACGCGATTTTAAAGATCCAATAAGTTTGGCTAACTTTATACAAAATCTTTCTAACAATGAAACTGAGTATAACAAATACTTATCGCACAAACTagttaataattataaaatagatAACGAGAAATTAAGGAAAGCTTTAGAAAAAGATAACAAATTAATTTCTAATGAATTTGGAAATTATGTTGAAGAATTTGAATGTTTTGTTTGTAAACATGTACAAGGACGAAGGGAAACAAAAATGATTGATAAAAAACATTATAATTGTCCATTACCAAAAAATCCATTGACAAATAAAATTGATCATTCCAATTGGTGGACAAAACAATGGATGTTAGAGAAATGTACTGCAAAAATCTTAAGTGATTACTTACAGAACAATCTTACAATTAATATGGGAAGTTTTGAAAAAACTAAAATGAAACTGTACAGTGGAAACGAGTgctatatataa